In a single window of the Pocillopora verrucosa isolate sample1 chromosome 4, ASM3666991v2, whole genome shotgun sequence genome:
- the LOC131785249 gene encoding uncharacterized protein: protein MRPALLLLVFIGIFECFSAEEDPSIFIQVTWEMLWTRLCDLLPIFAKKLSGELYEFKGLKLRKVSEKSIRFMNEETYCSGSRSTEKAILYFFISKSEKDLSYSDVDRNRTILAYKTLYDYWKNDKMHLLDPVFLGEVSKVELMGKDKPDIPEQMSENRKIGIAIVIALIIVFSIALLSCLVSFKRKGRRKAWTPDHGVPIEELHEPKIFMRELDDGQSPVHYSPREHYEQEDGQPRVYRSPREHYEHDDYPSPQEEVGYDGYPVQHHRHYDNDSFESPML from the exons ATGAGACCTGCATTACTGCTCCTGGTATTTATCGGCATCTTCG AGTGTTTTTCGGCGGAAGAAGATCCCAGTATTTTTATCCAGGTGACATGGGAAATGTTATGGACACGACTATGTGATCTTCTCccaatttttgcaaaaaaactttCTGGTGAACTTTACGAATTTAAAGGACTCAAGCTGCGAAAAGTCAGTGAAAAAAGTATTCGTTTCATGAACGAGGAAACCTACTGCAGTGGTAGCAGAAGCACTGAAAAGGCTATACTGTACTTTTTCATCTCAAAGAGTGAAAAAGATCTTAGTTATTCAGACGTGGATAGGAATCGTACGATTCTTGCTTACAAGACACTTTATGACTATTGGAAGAACGACAAAATGCATTTGCTGGACCCTGTCTTTCTTGGAGAG GTTAGCAAGGTTGAACTTATGGGAAAAGACAAGCCTGACATCCCGGAGCAGATGTCCGAGAACAGAAAAATAGGGATTGCTATTGTTATTGCTCTGATAATCGTATTCAGCATCGCTCTACTTTCTTGCTTAGTG TCATTTAAACGAAAAGGGAGACGAAAAGCATGGACACCTGACCATGGCGTCCCAATTGAAGAGTTGCACGAGCCTAAGATATTTATGAGGGAACTAGACGACGGCCAGTCACCGGTCCATTACTCGCCCAGGGAACATTACGAACAAGAAGACGGTCAGCCAAGGGTCTATCGTTCACCCAGGGAACACTACGAGCATGACGATTATCCGTCACCGCAAGAAGAAGTCGGTTATGACGGGTATCCTGTGCAGCACCACAGGCACTACGACAATGACTCATTC GAATCGCCTATGCTGTGA